CAACCGCGACGGCTTCGTCATCTCCGGCGGCGGTGGGCTGGTGGTGCTGGAGGAACTCGAGCACGCCCGGGCACGCGGCGCGAAGATCTATGCCGAGCTGGTCGGCTACGGCGCCACCTCCGACGGCTACGACATGGTCGCACCTTCCGGCGAGGGCGCGGTGCGCTGCATGCAGCAGGCACTCGCCACGGTCGACACACCGATCGACTACATCAACGCCCACGGCACCAGCACGCCGGTCGGCGACACCAAAGAGCTCGAGGCCGTGCGCGCGGTATTCGGCGAACAGGTCCCCGTCATCACCTCCACCAAGTCCGTCACCGGCCATGCGCTGGGCGCCGCGGGCGTGTGCGAGGTGATCTACACGCTGCTCATGCAGGAGGCCGGCTTCATCGCCGCCAGCGCCAACATCGAGGAGCTCGATCCGGATGCGATCGGGCTGCCCATCGCGCGCGAACGCATCGACGCTGCCAGGCTGGAGACGGTCATGTCCAACAGCTTCGGTTTCGGCGGCGCCAACGCGACGCTGGTATTCCGCAACTTCACTGGCTGATACATACCCCCGCCACGCCCTGCCGGCCCTGCCACAGGGCCGATCAGGGCGTGGCGGGCGGCAGACTGACGCGCGGGCGCCCCGGTTTGGCACGCACCGGCGTCCGCAGATTCAGTACGGCCAGCGCCAATTGCGCATCTCCGGCAGGTCCACACCGTGGCGGTGGGCATATTCCCGGCAGTCGATGCGCATATTGCGCAGCTTCTCCTTGACGTGCGCACCGGCCACCTTGAGCCGGGGGACACGGTCGATGACATCGATCGCCAGACTGAAGCGGTCGATTTCGTTTTCGATGGCCAACTCCAACGGGGTATTGATGCTGCCCTTCTCCTTGTAGCCACGCACATGCAGGTTGTGGTGATTGGTGCGGCGGTAGGACAGCCGGTGGATCAGCCAGGGATAGCCGTGGAAGTTGAAAATAATGGGCTTGTCGACGGTGAACAGGCTGTCAAAATCACGGTCTGACAGCCCGTGCGGGTGCTCGCTCTCGCACTGCATGCGGAACAGATCCACCACATTGATGAAGCGGATCTTCAGGTCCGGGAAATGCTCGCGTAGCAAGGCGGTCGCAGCCAGCGCCTCCTGCGTGGGGATATCGCCACAACCGACCATCACCACATCCGGCTCCACCCCCTGGTCGTTGCTGGCCCAGCCCCAGATCCCGATGCCCTTGGTGCAGTGCTTGATGGCCGCGTCCATATCCAGATATTGGAGATGCTGCTGCTTGTCGGCGACGATGACGTTGACGTCATTGTAGCTGCGCAGGCAATGGTCGCTCACCGACAGCAGCGTGTTGACGTCCGGGGGCAGGTAGATGCGCGTCACCTTCGGGCTCTTGTTGACCACCACATCGAGGAACCCGGGGTCCTGATGGGTGAAGCCGTTGTGATCCTGGCGCCAGACGGTCGAGGTAATCAGCAGATTGATCGACGGGATGGGCGCACGCCAGGCGATCTCCTCGCAGATCGCCAGCCACTTGGCATGCTGGTTGTACATCGAATCGATGATGTGCACGAAGGCCTCGTAGGTCGAGAAGAAGCCGTGCCGTCCGGTCAGCACATAGCCCTCGTACCAGCCCTCCAGGGTGTGCTCGGAGAGCATCTCCAGCACCCGCCCATCGGGCGCCAGTTCACCGCCGTCCGCATCCTCGGGCAGATAGTCGGCGAGCCACAGCTTCTTGCTGACGGCATAGATGTCGTCGAGTTTGTTGGAGGTGTTCTCGTCCGGGCCGAATACCCGGAAGTTGTCCATATTGTGCGCCATCACGTCGCGCAGGAATCGCCCCAGCGGCCGCGTGTTATAGGCCACCGTGCGTGCCGGCGCGGCCACGGCCTCGGCGTAGTCACGAAAATCCGGTAGCCGCAGCGGCCGGCACAGCAGCCCGCCGTTGGCGTGCGGGTTGGCACTCATGCGGCGCTTGCCGGTCGGGGCCAGGGCTCGGAGTTCCGGCTGCAACCGGCCGGTCTCATCGAACAGTTCCTCGGGGCGGTAGCTCCTCAGCCAGGCCTCGAGCTGCGCCAGGTGGGCCGGATTCTCGCGCACTCCCGCGAGCGGCACCTGATGGGCGCGCCAGAAGCCTTCCACCCGGCGGCCGTCGACCTCCTTCGGACCGGTCCAGCCCTTGGGGCTGCGCAGCACGATCATCGGCCAGCGCGCACGCCGCGCCTCACCGCTGCTGCGCGCCGACTGCTGGATGGTGCGGATCTCCGTCAGGCACTGTTCCAGGGTCGCCGCCATCTGCCGGTGCATGGCCATCGGTTCATCGCCTTCGACGAAGTGGGGCGTCCAACCATAACCGCGCAGCAGTTGCTCCAGCTCCTCATGACCGATCCGTGCGAGCAGTGCCGGGTTGTTGATCTTGTAGCCGTTGAGGTGAAGGATCGGCAGCACGGCGCCGTCGCAGATGGGATTGAGGAACTTGTTGGAGTGCCAGGAGGTGGCCAGTGGCCCGGTCTCCGCCTCGCCATCCCCCACCGCCACCGCCACCAGGAGGTCGGGATTGTCGAAGGCGGCACCGAAACCGTGCGACAGACTGTAGCCCAGCTCGCCACCCTCATTGATGGAACCGGGAAGCTCCGGTGTGCAGTGGCTGCCGATGCCGCCGGGGAAGGAGAACTGCTTGAAGAAGTCGCGCATGCCTTCCTCGTCCTCACCCATGATGGGATAGATCTCGGAGTAGGTGCCTTCGAGATAGACGGGCCCGAGCACCCCCGGCGCGGCGTGCCCCGGACCGGCGACAAAGATGGCGTTCAGGTCGTGGCGCACGATCAGCCGGTTCAGGTGCGCGTACATGAACGCCAGCCCCGGACTTCCGCCCCAATGCCCGAGCAGACGATTCTTGATGTGCGCGACTTCGAGCGGCTGGCGCAGGAGCGGATTGTCCTGCAGATAGATCATGCCAACGGCGAGATAATTCGCGGCACGCCACCAGGCATCCAGCTTCATCAGCTCGTCGTCGGTCGGCAACTCGGGATCGGCCATCTGGTCCAATGTCGTGCTCATGAGTTTTCTCCTGTCATCATGTATTGAGGCATCTCAGTGTGGCGCGCGGGCGGGTCGCTGCAGACAGCCATAGGCCGCCCGGGCGATTTCCAGCTCCTCGTCGGTCGGTACGACCAGGACCCGGACGGCCATCCCGTCGCGGCCGATGTCCACGATGCCGCCACCCGCTGCGGTGTTGCGCTCCGCATCCACACCGATACCCAGCGCGTCCAGTTCCGCGCACACCGCCGCTCGTACGGTGGCGGAGTGCTGGCCGATACCGGCCGTGAAGATCAGCGCGTCCAGACCGTTGAGCACCGCCCAATAGGCGCCGATGTACTTGCGGATACGGTAACAGAACAGGTCGAAGGCCAGGCGCGCAGCGGTATCACCCGCCGCCATACGCTGCTCGATCCGGCGCATGTCGCTGTCACCGCACAGTCCGCGCAGACCACTCTCGCGATTCAGCAATTCATCGATGCGCGCCGCGTCCCAGCCCAGCTGCTGGCCGAGATGTCCCGGCAGTGCCGGATCCAGATCACCGCAACGACTGCCCATCACCAGACCTTCCAGGGGCGTGAACCCCATGGAGGTGTCGACGCTGCCGCCGTTGCGGATCGCGCAGGCACTGGCGCCATTCCCCAGGTGCAGGGAGATCAGTCGCAGGTCTTGCAGCGGCCGCTTCAGCCAGCCTGCAGCGGCGACGGCAACCGAGCGGTGCGACAGGCCGTGAAAGCCGAAGCGGCGGATACCCTGCTCCCGCTGCAGTGCCAGCGGCAGGGCGTACCAGCGGGCGCGATCGGGCAGGTCATGGTGGAAGGCCGAATCGAACACCGCCACCTGGGGCACACCGGGATAGTGCGTGTGGATCAGTCGAATGCCGGCCAGGCTGGCGGCGTTGTGCAGGGGCGCCAATGCGCGGCTCGCCTCCAACTGCTCGATGGCATGCGCGTCGATGGGCAGCGGCAGATGGAATTCGCCACCACCGTGTACCACCCGGTGACCGGCGGCGTGGATCGTCCCTCCGCCGACCGCCGCACCCAACCGGGTGAGTACCGTGTCCACCCCGCTGGCGTGATCGACGGATCCCAGCGCCTGCCGGATCGGCGGATCGTCGCCGCAGGTATAGCGCAGGCTGGCCTGCGCGGTACCGACGCCGTCCAGCAAGCCATCTGCCAGGCGCGTCTCCTCCGGCATCGCCAGTAACCGGAACTTGATACTGGAGCTGCCGGCGTTGATCGCCAGGATGTTCATCATCGGAGAATTCCCTTGCGGCGGCCGCAAGGGCGTGAAGACCGCCCACCCTGGCGCCAAACCTGCATACCCGAGCATAGACACTGGCGCCGCTGTCCGCCAGTACGTGCGCCACAACGGCTACGCCTACTTCTCGCCGCAGGCAGGATCAGCGTGATGGAGGCGATGCGACAGGAACGCTACAAACAGATAGCTTCCTCGACGGAGAAATCACTCGTTGCCGTGTTCAAGCCGTGCATGCACGATGCCCCCGCACCTGAAGTTCATGCCGTTTCCAGCAATGGATGGGAGTTGTGACCGGTATATCTCAGAGAAGTTGCTGAAGCGTGTAGAGCGCTCTTGGCCGATCGAGACCCCTGGGGGTCCCACTGCTGCCTGCGCATCATGGTGATGACAGCGCTCGCTCGCTTTGGCGGGGACGCTGGCAGCGGGGACATACACCGGATTTACGCATCTTCGCAAAATATCGGACGCCCTTTCACCTCCAGCCCGGACGGCAGGGGCGCCGCCGCGTCGACCAGCCAGGCCGCCATATCCTCCAACACTATGTCGGCCCCGAGGTCGCGGGTGAGCATGTGATAGCCGTTGGGGTAGAGGGCGACCCGGGACGAGGCCGGGAGCGTGGCGAGCATGCGGCAGGTGGGACGCCGCGGGATGATTTCGTCATGCTCACCATAAAGGATCAGGGCGGGCAGCGTGAGCCCGGGTGCGGCGGCGAGCGCTCGATCCATCAGGTTGGTGAGCCCCCACAGGGTATCCGCCCGGGTCTCCTTGATCACCAGGGGATCCGCACCCAAGGCGCGCAGCATCGCCGTGTTATCGGAGGCGGTGATGCCCAGGCCACGACCGGAGAGACGCATCCCCGGGGCGCCGTGGGCCAGCAGCCACAAGCCGGCACGCTGCCACAGGTTCATGGTCTCCCGACCCCACACCGCCGGTGCCACCAGCACCGCCCCGTCGGCCACGGTGGGCGTCGCGGCGAGCAGGCTCATCACGACCGCGCCGCCCATGCTCTCCCCCAGCAGGATCAGCGGCCGCCCGGGATGGGCCGCGCGCAGCAATGCCGCCACCGTCCTGGCATCGTCCACGAGCACGTCCGTACCGGGCCAGATACCGCGCTGGGCGGTGGCACCGAAGCCGCGTTGATCATAGGCATAGGTGGCGATGCCCCGGGCGGCGAGAAAGGGCCCCACCCCGGCGAAGGCCTGGCTGTAGTCGTTGAAGCCATGCAGGGCCAGGACCACCGCGTGGGGTGGGCCTGGTGGCCGCCAGACGCGCAGCGGCAGCGTTGCGCCGTCCGCAGCAAGCACGCGACCGGCCTCCAGACGCGGGGGCAGCGAATGCCCCCCGTGGGACTGCAGCGACGGGGTGGCACAGCCGACCATCCCCAGCAGCAACATCAGGACAGTACCGGCCCGGGCGATCACCTTCCCACCTCCTCCAAGCGCCGCGCCGACACCTTCTCCGCGGTGCCGAGTTCCTGGGCGAACAGCGAGACGCGGAACTCCTCGATCAGCCAGCGGTAGTGCTGCAGGGTTTCCGGCAGCTCACCACGTTTGCGCGCGGCTTCCAGTTGCTGCTTGCAGCGTTGCCAGTGGGGCTCGACCTGCAGGGCCAGTGGACGGTCCCTGCCGGGATTCTGCTGCAGGCGGTCGAGGCGTTTGCTGATGGCCTTGAGATACCGCGGCAGGTGCTCGAGACGCGCGAGCGGCGTAGCGAGCACGAAGCCCGTGTAGATGAGATGATCGAGCTGATCGCGGATGTCGTTGCAGGCCGCGAGCCAGGCGGGTGGGATCGTGCCCTTGATACGTTTCTGGATGGCGTGGTATTCGGCGAGTGCGGCGCCGACGGCCTTGCAGACACGGTTGCCGACGGCCACCAGAGCCGCCTCGGCACGCACGACGGCGGCATCGAAGCCTGCACGATCCCGCGGCACGGTCGGGTCGTCGGCATACAGTGCGAGTTCGATGCTGCGCTGGACGAGCTCGCCCTTGAGCCGTTCGCAGGGGCCGGCAGCGGCATAATGCAGACACATCTGTTGGATGCCCGGCAGGTTCTTCTCCAGGTAACGCACCGCTTTCGCGGCCCGCAGCCGGAACAGCCCGAGCACACCGGCACGGTGCGCGGCGCGCGCCTTGTCGGGCGCATCCAGCAGGCGCAGATGGACCCGGTCCCCGTCCGCGATCAGTGCGGGATAGCCGCGCAGCGTCAGGCTCTGCTGTTTGATCTCGATGAACTCCGGCAGCTCACCGACATCCCAATCGGTCAGGTCCTCCCGTTCGTACTGCGCGGTCGGCAGACGCTCGAAGGTCGCGACGGCCTGCGCGCCGACCTCGCCCTTCAGGGCGAGCAGATCGCGACCGCGCGCCAGCAGCCTGCCGTTGGCAGCGACGATGTGGAAGTTCATGGATAGATGCGGCGGCAATGTGTCGGGCTGCCAGGCATCGGGTGGCACTTCGACGCCGGTCATGCGCTCGAGCTCGGCGGCAAACTGGTCGATCAGACCACCCCGTCCCACCGCCAGCCCCGGACGCGCCGCGCGTGCGAAATCCGGCGCGGGCACGCACTGCCGGCGCAGCGACTTGGGCAGTGATTTGATCAGCGCGACGAGCTTTTCTTCCAACAATCCCGGCACCAGCCACTCGAACTGGCGCACATCGAGCTGATTGAGGGCGGCGGCCGGCACCTGCACCGTCACACCGTCGTCGACGTGACCGGGCTCGAAATGATAGTCCAGTGCCAGGCGCAGGCCGTTGGCCTCGATCTGCGGCGGGAAATCCGCGGTGGTGATGGCGGCCGCCTCGTGCTGCATCAGATCCTCGCGCGTGAGTTTGAGGGCGTCACGCTCGGTGTCCGTGGCCTTCTTGTACCAGCGTTCGAACTGTGGGCCGCTGCAGACATGCTGCGGCAGGCGCGGATCGAAGAAGTGCTGCAGCAGCGTCTCATCGACCAGAACGTCGCGGCGGCGCGATTTGTCCTCCAGCTCCAGAACCTCCTTGATGAGCGCGTCGTTGTGGGCGAGAAATGCGGCCTTGCTGTTCAGTTCACCCGGCACCAGCGCCTGGCGGATGAACAGCTCCCGTGCCTCGATGGGATCGACGCGCCCGTAGTCGATCCGGCGGCCGGGCGTGAGCACCAGACCGTAGAGCGTGGTGCGCTCGCTGGCGACCACATGGCC
This window of the Gammaproteobacteria bacterium genome carries:
- a CDS encoding beta-ketoacyl-ACP synthase I (FabB, beta-Ketoacyl-ACP synthase I, KASI; catalyzes a condensation reaction in fatty acid biosynthesis: addition of an acyl acceptor of two carbons from malonyl-ACP; required for the elongation of short-chain unsaturated acyl-ACP), whose product is NRDGFVISGGGGLVVLEELEHARARGAKIYAELVGYGATSDGYDMVAPSGEGAVRCMQQALATVDTPIDYINAHGTSTPVGDTKELEAVRAVFGEQVPVITSTKSVTGHALGAAGVCEVIYTLLMQEAGFIAASANIEELDPDAIGLPIARERIDAARLETVMSNSFGFGGANATLVFRNFTG
- a CDS encoding phosphoketolase family protein, translated to MADPELPTDDELMKLDAWWRAANYLAVGMIYLQDNPLLRQPLEVAHIKNRLLGHWGGSPGLAFMYAHLNRLIVRHDLNAIFVAGPGHAAPGVLGPVYLEGTYSEIYPIMGEDEEGMRDFFKQFSFPGGIGSHCTPELPGSINEGGELGYSLSHGFGAAFDNPDLLVAVAVGDGEAETGPLATSWHSNKFLNPICDGAVLPILHLNGYKINNPALLARIGHEELEQLLRGYGWTPHFVEGDEPMAMHRQMAATLEQCLTEIRTIQQSARSSGEARRARWPMIVLRSPKGWTGPKEVDGRRVEGFWRAHQVPLAGVRENPAHLAQLEAWLRSYRPEELFDETGRLQPELRALAPTGKRRMSANPHANGGLLCRPLRLPDFRDYAEAVAAPARTVAYNTRPLGRFLRDVMAHNMDNFRVFGPDENTSNKLDDIYAVSKKLWLADYLPEDADGGELAPDGRVLEMLSEHTLEGWYEGYVLTGRHGFFSTYEAFVHIIDSMYNQHAKWLAICEEIAWRAPIPSINLLITSTVWRQDHNGFTHQDPGFLDVVVNKSPKVTRIYLPPDVNTLLSVSDHCLRSYNDVNVIVADKQQHLQYLDMDAAIKHCTKGIGIWGWASNDQGVEPDVVMVGCGDIPTQEALAATALLREHFPDLKIRFINVVDLFRMQCESEHPHGLSDRDFDSLFTVDKPIIFNFHGYPWLIHRLSYRRTNHHNLHVRGYKEKGSINTPLELAIENEIDRFSLAIDVIDRVPRLKVAGAHVKEKLRNMRIDCREYAHRHGVDLPEMRNWRWPY
- a CDS encoding acetate kinase, coding for MNILAINAGSSSIKFRLLAMPEETRLADGLLDGVGTAQASLRYTCGDDPPIRQALGSVDHASGVDTVLTRLGAAVGGGTIHAAGHRVVHGGGEFHLPLPIDAHAIEQLEASRALAPLHNAASLAGIRLIHTHYPGVPQVAVFDSAFHHDLPDRARWYALPLALQREQGIRRFGFHGLSHRSVAVAAAGWLKRPLQDLRLISLHLGNGASACAIRNGGSVDTSMGFTPLEGLVMGSRCGDLDPALPGHLGQQLGWDAARIDELLNRESGLRGLCGDSDMRRIEQRMAAGDTAARLAFDLFCYRIRKYIGAYWAVLNGLDALIFTAGIGQHSATVRAAVCAELDALGIGVDAERNTAAGGGIVDIGRDGMAVRVLVVPTDEELEIARAAYGCLQRPARAPH
- a CDS encoding lysophospholipase — its product is MLLLGMVGCATPSLQSHGGHSLPPRLEAGRVLAADGATLPLRVWRPPGPPHAVVLALHGFNDYSQAFAGVGPFLAARGIATYAYDQRGFGATAQRGIWPGTDVLVDDARTVAALLRAAHPGRPLILLGESMGGAVVMSLLAATPTVADGAVLVAPAVWGRETMNLWQRAGLWLLAHGAPGMRLSGRGLGITASDNTAMLRALGADPLVIKETRADTLWGLTNLMDRALAAAPGLTLPALILYGEHDEIIPRRPTCRMLATLPASSRVALYPNGYHMLTRDLGADIVLEDMAAWLVDAAAPLPSGLEVKGRPIFCEDA